One Capsicum annuum cultivar UCD-10X-F1 chromosome 2, UCD10Xv1.1, whole genome shotgun sequence genomic window carries:
- the LOC124896193 gene encoding uncharacterized protein LOC124896193, with protein sequence MAKAYRKEDFDYIMSKVGKVDSRVKEYLKEAGYQKWSRCHAPVNRGRMMTSNIAECINGCLVEARVLLILGFLEEVGILFAAWNCKNCEIASYINTTLRIRFQEILTDNGVKSLRMTVKVVGSYLYCVYKSGRRYIVDIERGTGSCCWYQIDEILCAHAIAILKSINIDVKEYGHYCSELYRPNTIIKMYELPIILMPDMKIGLYQILLMQMKSCHPNTEDLPGG encoded by the exons ATGGCTAAAGCGTAtagaaaagaagattttgattACATTATGTCAAAGGTTGGAAAGGTTGATTCAAGGGTTAAGGAATATTTGAAAGAAGCTGGCTATCAGAAATGGTCTCGATGTCACGCCCCTGTTAATAGAGGTAGAATGATGACCTCTAATATAGCTGAATGTATTAACGGTTGTTTGGTAGAGGCTAGAGTACTTCTTATTTTAGGTTTCCTTGAAGAAGTGGGGATTCTATTTGCTGCATGGAATTGTAAGAACTGTGAAATTGCATCTTATATAAACACAACGCTTAGGATAAGATTTCAAGAAATACTAACTGATAATGGGGTTAAATCATTGCGAATGACG GTTAAGGTAGTTGGTAGTTATCTGTACTGTGTGTATAAATCAGGAAGGAGGTACATTGTTGATATTGAGCGTGGCACGGGTAGTTGTTGTTggtatcaaattgatgaaattttatgtGCACACGCAATTGCGATTTTGAAGAGTATAAATATAGATGTAAAAGAATATGGGCATTACTGTTCAGAACTGTACCGTCCAAACACCATTATCAAGATGTATGAACTCCCCATAATTCTTATGCCAGATATGAAGATTGGATTGTACCAGATTTTGTTGATGCAAATGAAGTCTTGCCACCCAAATACAGAAGACCTCCCGGGAGGTTAA